In one window of Toxotes jaculatrix isolate fToxJac2 chromosome 10, fToxJac2.pri, whole genome shotgun sequence DNA:
- the brd8b gene encoding bromodomain-containing protein 8 translates to MASGIGKHKILNVGPTEPWSVREKLCLASSVMRSGDQNWVSVSRAIKPFSEPGRPPDWFSQKHCASQYSELLEATEAPKRKRGEKGEVVETIEDVIVRRLTTERIEELKKLLRDTQEQYRKLKKEVDLIQTGHMDSQLKELWAEITLKKKQDEEEAEQKRKATETAYQARQAVKNTPKRLPSVTVRSPLGASPPTLDSQADSSVPTPPMDTGGVASDDTTTHSVAQGVGVFLPATDAPGPGPKDGSLAALVDDSPQKRLLTQKATPPPSPLLSELLKKGNLISASPRLVAEGDSTGNLTNGLQTATAATALPPGHEVIIEGEAEAAVKAELAEETGLVEEDLVAVSYMGDELDLETVGDIIAIIEEKVDDSVEALDAAAVEAALSLCEEAVSEGHTLPGPWETQELKASDPAPTVQDSNPTQEPQDVAVMPAPTPVSTETQIQPETKREEQLKGNCEGPEATGSDVTPCVTSDDVATGIEFTEEGVTVKEATEATVKSEGEEWSQPEPNPPCLDSEDSSVSGKESKEVKEEEAGSEGDPEEGMELKEECGEGPYLSEVERAASESEDGYGPPSQRYTADSLASSPASSSQLSTCGEDQEAVQAQKIWKKAIMLVWRAAANHRYASVFLQPVSDDIAPGYHSIVHRPMDLSAIKKNIESGVIRTTAEFQRDIMLMFQNAVMYNSSDHDVYHMALEMQRDVLEHVQQFLATQLIMQTSESAISAKSLRGREGNRKPGEPAEKDGGTRGRRSAMEADLKMKK, encoded by the exons ATGGCGAGCGGCATCGGCA AACACAAGATACTGAATGTGGGGCCGACAGAGCCCTGGTCAGTCAGGGAGAAACTATGCCTGGCCTCCTCTGTTATGAGGAGTGGCGACCAAAACTG GGTGTCTGTAAGTAGAGCCATCAAGCCTTTCTCTGAGCCTGGTCGTCCGCCTGACTGGTTCTCACAGAAG caCTGTGCCTCACAATACTCAGAGCTTCTGGAAGCCACAGAAGCACCAAA GCGTAAACGTGGTGAGAAGGGTGAGGTGGTCGAGACCATTGAAGATGTCATCGTTCGCAGACTGACGACTGAGAGGATAGAGGAGCTGAAAAAGCTACTACGAGACACACAAGAGCAGTACAG GAAGTTAAAGAAGGAGGTGGATCTGATACAGACAGGTCATATGGACTCCCAGCTGAAGGAGCTGTGGGCAGAGATCACACT aaagaagaagcaggatgaggaggaagcagagcagaagaggaaagcaacagaaacaGCATATCAAG CTCGTCAGGCGGTGAAAAACACACCCAAGCGTTTGCCCAGCGTAACTGTACGTTCTCCTCTGGGTGCCAGCCCACCGACGCTGGATTCTCAGGCCGACTCTTCCGTCCCCACACCGCCCATGGACACAGGAGGTGTTGCCTCCGATGACACCACCACTCACTCAGTT GCCCAGGGGGTCGGAGTATTTCTACCAGCGACGGACGCTCCAGGCCCAGGGCCCAAAGATGGAAGCCTGGCTGCTCTAGTGGATGACTCACCACAGAAGAGGCTCCTGACCCAGAAGGCCACGCCGCCGCCCTCACCTCTTCTGTCGGAACTGCTGAAGAAAGGCAACCTCATCTCAGCTAGCCCCCGCCTG GTTGCAGAGGGGGACTCGACTGGAAACCTCACCAATGGACTACAGACAGCCACTGCAGCCACTGCCTTACCACCTGGACATGAGGTCATCATAG agggTGAAGCAGAAGCTGCAGTAAAGGCAGAGCTCGCTGAGGAGACAGGATTAGTAGAAGAGGACCTTGTAGCAGTGTCTTATATGGGAGATGAACTGGACCTGGAGACAGTAGGAGACATCATTGCCATCATAGAGGAAAAG GTTGATGACTCTGTGGAGGCTTTGGATGCAGCAGCGGTGGAAGCAGCACTCTCTCTGTGCGAAGAGGCTGTTTCAGAGGGACACACCCTCCCTGGCCCCTGGGAGACACAGGAGCTGAAGGCTTCGGATCCCGCACCCACAGTTCAGGACTCCAACCCCACACAGGAGCCTCAGGATGTGGCTGTGATGCCAGCCCCGACTCCTGTAAGCACAGAGACCCAGATCCAACCAGAGACTAAAAGAGAAGAGCAGCTCAAGGGAAACTGTGAGGGACCTGAAgcgacaggaagtgatgtcactcCTTGCGTCACCTCTGATGACGTTGCTACAGGGATTGAGTTTACAGAGGAGGGTGTGACAGTGAAGGAGGCCACTGAAGCAACAGTGaagagtgaaggagaggagtGGAGCCAGCCTGAGCCCAATCCACCCTGTCTAG ACTCTGAAGACAGCTCTGTGTCTGGGAAAGAGTCCAAG gaggtaaaggaggaggaggcgggcaGTGAGGGTGACCCTGAAGAAGGGAtggagctgaaggaggagtGCGGGGAGGGGCCCTATCTGTCGGAGGTGGAGCGGGCAGCCAGCGAGAGCGAAGACGGCTACGGGCCGCCCTCCCAGCGCTACACGGCCGATTCGCTGGCCAGCAGCCCGGCCTCTTCTTCCCAGCT ATCTACATGTGGTGAAGACCAGGAGGCGGTCCAGGCACAGAAGATCTGGAAGAAAGCCATTATGCTGGTGTGGAGAGCTGCAGCCAACCACAG GTATGCCAGTGTCTTCCTGCAGCCTGTGTCAGATGACATCGCCCCCGGTTACCACAGCATCGTACACAG ACCCATGGATCTGTCGGCCATTAAAAAGAACATTGAGTCCGGTGTGATCCGTACAACAGCCGAGTTCCAGCGAGACATCATGCTGATGTTTCAGAACGCCGTCATGTACAACTCGTCGGACCACGACGTGTACCATATGGCGCTGGAGATGCAGCGTGATGTCCTGGAGCACGTCCAGCAGTTCCTGGCCACCCAGCTCATCATGCAGACGTCAGAGAGCGCCATCTCCGCCAAGAGCCTCCGCGGCAGGGAGGGGAATCGTAAGCCAGGAGAGCCGGCCGAGAAG GACGGAGGCACCAGGGGTCGCCGCAGCGCCATGGAGGCTGACCTCAAAATGAAGAAATAG
- the si:ch211-39i2.2 gene encoding DNA damage-inducible transcript 4-like protein has protein sequence MVYTAALLFGHRVPVLSEEESVVEMIGKYFFQLRSPGRKTGSARRGSVESCDERENSSPFSNLDADLEHEERLLQQDVTRQIERCLTEAKASTLHCQVLLLPHHMTARVGQDVVNTSANEPCGLRGASIKVYVECKEGLRSAGSIFPDPTVTPTFELSVIFKADKDDGWPRLKHIFDTNKVMKLRPEYRLVKRKLYSSASPVIHDYN, from the exons ATGGTCTATACCGCGGCTCTGCTCTTTGGACACCGAGTCCCCGTCTTGTCGGAGGAAGAAAGCGTCGTAGAGATGATAGGAAAGTACTTCTTCCAGCTCAGATCCCCGGGCAGAAAGACCGGCTCTGCCCGGCGGGGGAGCGTCGAAAGCTGCGACGAGAGGGAGAACAGCTCGCCTT TCTCTAACTTGGATGCTGATTTGGAGCATGAAGAGCGGCTCCTTCAGCAGGATGTGACCCGGCAGATAGAGCGCTGTCTGACAGAGGCCAAGGCCTCCACCCTCCACTgccaggtgctgctgctgccccacCACATGACCGCCAGGGTCGGCCAGGACGTGGTGAACACCTCCGCCAACGAGCCCTGTGGGCTCCGCGGCGCCTCCATCAAGGTGTACGTGGAGTGCAAAGAGGGCCTGAGGTCTGCGGGGAGCATCTTCCCAGACCCGACCGTCACTCCCACGTTTGAACTGTCTGTGATCTTCAAGGCAGACAAGGATGACGGCTGGCCGCGGCTCAAGCACATCTTTGATACCAACAAAGTGATGAAGCTGAGACCAGAGTACCGgctggtgaagaggaagctgtaCTCCTCTGCCAGTCCTGTCATACATGATTACAACTAG
- the gpc4 gene encoding glypican-4 codes for MKTLLVLSVACTLVVLSVSGTAEQKLKNCNEVRAAYSSKGFNVNDVPNKGINGAPLKVCPQGFSCCTVEMEEKLSQQSHTDVKAPVSRLSTNLQSTFKQKHDHFDKFFRELLKNAELSLHSMFVRTYGMMYVQNAELFKNFFEALTRYYVSGSAAVNLESMLSDFWAELLERMFRLVNVQYEFSDAYMECVSRHTEQLQPFGDVPRKLRIQLTRAFVAARTFVRGLALMPEVVNKVSTVSASPSCVRAVMKMMYCPYCSGQVALKPCQNYCLNVMRGCLANQADLDTEWNNFLDAMLSLAERLEGPFNFESVMDPIDVKISEAIMNMQENSMQVSQKVFQGCGQPKPSTAFRSARSVKETGFTGRFRPYSPDARPTTAAGTSLDRLTNDVKKKLKHAKKFWSTLPETVCAGERIAPGDECWNGTAKSRYESVVIGNGLANQVSNPDVDVDITKPDILIRSQIAVLKEMTSWLKAAHSGHDISVDIDEDSSGGEESGSGCDSPSCDTDRDIYFSTPPNPVKPRVNQVGSSPSAGVALQGSMAAALCGLALALLAPHLR; via the exons GAGCCCCCCTGAAAGTGTGTCCGCAGGGTTTCTCCTGCTGCAcggtggagatggaggagaagctgAGCCAGCAGAGCCACACGGATGTGAAAGCTCCCGTCTCCAGGCTGAGCACCAACCTGCAGTCCACCTTCAAACAGAAGCACGACCACTTTGACA AGTTTTTCCGTGAGCTGTTGAAAAATGCAGAGCTCTCGCTGCACAGCATGTTTGTGCGAACGTACGGGATGATGTACGTGCAGAACGCGGAGCTGTTCAAGAACTTTTTCGAGGCCCTGACTCGGTACTACGTGTCTGGCAGCGCCGCCGTCAACCTGGAGTCCATGCTGTCGGACTTCTGGGCCGAGCTCTTGGAGAGGATGTTCAGGCTGGTCAACGTGCAGTACGAATTCAGCGACGCCTACATGGAGTGCGTCAGCCGGCACACGGAGCAGCTGCAGCCGTTCGGCGACGTGCCGCGCAAGCTCCGCATTCAGCTGACACGGGCCTTCGTCGCCGCTCGCACCTTTGTGCGCGGCCTGGCGCTCATGCCAGAGGTGGTCAATAAAGTTTCTACG GTCAGCGCGTCTCCCAGCTGTGTGCGAGCGGTCATGAAGATGATGTACTGTCCCTACTGCTCGGGCCAAGTAGCCCTGAAACCCTGCCAGAATTACTGTCTGAATGTGATGCGTGGGTGTTTGGCCAACCAGGCCGATTTGGACACAGAATGGAACAACTTCCTTG ATGCCATGCTCAGCCTGGCTGAGAGGCTCGAAGGTCCCTTTAATTTTGAGTCCGTCATGGATCCCATCGACGTGAAGATCTCAGAGGCCATTATGAACATGCAGGAGAACAGCATGCAAGTGTCGCAGAAA GTTTTCCAGGGATGTGGGCAGCCTAAACCAAGCACGGCCTTCCGTTCCGCGCGTTCTGTCAAGGAAACAGGCTTTACCGGCCGCTTCCGCCCCTACAGCCCTGATGCCAGGCCCACCACCGCTGCTGGGACCAGTTTAGATCGACTG ACAAATGatgtgaagaagaagctgaaacaTGCAAAGAAGTTCTGGTCCACATTGCCAGAGACTGTGTGCGCAGGTGAGAGGATTGCACCTGGGGACGAGTGCTGGAATGGAACAGCAAAAAGCAG GTACGAGTCAGTTGTCATTGGCAATGGACTGGCCAATCAGGTATCAAACCCTGATGTGGATGTGGACATAACAAAGCCAGACATTTTGATTCGCAGTCAGATTGCGGTTTTGAAGGAAATGACGAGCTGGCTCAAAGCTGCTCACAGCGGCCACGACATCTCTGTCGATATCG atgagGATagcagtggaggagaggagagcggcAGCGGGTGTGACTCTCCATCCTGTGACACAGACCGGGACATCTACTTCTCCACTCCACCGAACCCTGTCAAACCCCGGGTTAATCAGGTGGGCAGTAGTCCATCGGCTGGAGTCGCCTTACAGGGAAGCATGGCGGCGGCGCTCTGCGGGCTGGCCCTGGCCCTGCTTGCTCCCCACTTGAGATAA